From the genome of Microtus pennsylvanicus isolate mMicPen1 chromosome 20, mMicPen1.hap1, whole genome shotgun sequence, one region includes:
- the LOC142838793 gene encoding neuronal migration protein doublecortin-like isoform X2 yields the protein MGSSPSLEHSAHCSFYRTRTLQALSFEKKAKKARFYRNGDRYFNGLLFAISNDSFSSFDSLLTELTLSFSDNVNLPQGVRTIYTIDCSRKVTSLDELLEASGDTGVLRV from the coding sequence atgggctcatcccccagcctggagcacagtgcacactgcagcttctaccgcacgcggactttgcaggccttaagctttgagaagaaggccaagaaggcacgcttctaccggaatggggaccgctacttcaatggcctgctctttgccatctccaatgatagcttcagttcctttgattcgcttctcacagagctgaccctctcgttttctgacaatgtgaacctgcctcagggtgtccgcacaatctacaccatagactgcagtcggaaggtcaccagcttggatgagctgctggaag